Proteins found in one Methanococcoides methylutens genomic segment:
- a CDS encoding PAS domain S-box protein, protein MAILRDITKKKEMINAIKTSEKKFRNIFNSSNDAIAIYDLNGNILEVNEIACELTAYGRNEIVQKSIMDLISPEHRSRLAEDLKQLHEGKYPIFETLIFSKDGDATPVELSNRIIEYEGKTAVLSIARDISERNRLTEELKRKNKLLQVKLDYISSSESDLDDLSLLDVIDFEHLQKIQDAFSKAHGVASIITDIDGNPITKPSNFCKICQIVRSTTDGERNCQISDMILGEKANKFRKPIYERCHSLGLTDSSAPIIVGGKHIANWLIGQVNVEKLDSKSIEKYARKIDADVGEMLDAYNDVQQMPPEKFENVLHLLSLFAKEISTLGYNNLKLIKEVNERKLAENKVKESETKYREVVSSIDALFWKADIAQDGSLINTYASPFVDKLLGVETGTTGNKWQTLLSYIHPDDSQKVLQKLDETIKERYSFNYYKYRIIRPDGTQLWVYEKAISHVNSEGTVQIFGTTVDITELKSVQDKIIAERDRSQKYFDVAKVMMLVLDINSKVVQINKKGCDILGYEEEDIVGKNWGENFLPEYFREQVEKQMEYLLSNSKTKIEYHENPILNSVGEERWIAWNTSILRNKIGHVEGILCSGQDITERKLLEENLRGAKVTSELANRSKSEFLANMSHELRTPLNFVIGFSDVLCSEIYGELNEKQRKYTENIHKSGQNLLKIINNILDLSAIEARSTEINCEKFLLSDILKDIRKNIIPLATQKNISIDIDTDDLILMDADRNKVNQIMTNLVSNAIKFNNNGGSILIKARNIDNEINISVKDTGIGIPEKEIGKLFDPFYQIDGSSSRDYGGNGIGLALVKHFVGMHKGDVWIESQEGMGTEVHVKFPAEQKI, encoded by the coding sequence ATGGCAATCCTGCGTGATATAACCAAGAAAAAAGAGATGATAAATGCAATAAAAACATCAGAAAAGAAATTCAGAAATATTTTTAACAGCTCCAATGATGCAATTGCCATATATGATCTAAACGGGAATATTCTGGAAGTAAATGAAATTGCTTGTGAATTAACTGCTTACGGCCGAAATGAAATTGTGCAAAAATCAATTATGGACCTGATTTCGCCTGAACATCGATCAAGGCTTGCTGAAGATCTAAAACAACTTCATGAAGGAAAGTACCCGATATTTGAAACATTGATTTTTTCCAAAGATGGAGATGCCACCCCTGTAGAGCTAAGTAATCGTATTATTGAATATGAAGGAAAAACAGCTGTACTTAGCATTGCCAGAGATATAAGTGAGCGCAATAGGTTAACCGAGGAACTGAAAAGAAAAAATAAATTACTTCAGGTGAAACTCGATTATATATCTTCATCTGAAAGTGACTTGGATGATCTATCACTACTGGACGTAATAGATTTTGAACATCTGCAAAAGATACAGGATGCCTTTTCAAAGGCCCATGGAGTAGCTTCCATAATTACCGACATTGATGGCAATCCTATAACCAAACCAAGTAATTTCTGTAAAATCTGTCAGATAGTACGTAGCACAACAGATGGAGAAAGGAACTGTCAAATATCCGACATGATATTGGGAGAAAAAGCGAACAAATTTAGAAAACCCATCTATGAAAGGTGCCATAGCCTTGGATTGACGGATTCTAGTGCTCCTATAATCGTAGGTGGAAAACACATTGCCAACTGGCTTATCGGACAAGTCAATGTGGAAAAATTAGATTCTAAATCAATCGAGAAATATGCCAGGAAAATTGATGCTGATGTAGGTGAAATGCTGGATGCATATAATGATGTCCAACAAATGCCTCCGGAAAAATTCGAAAATGTCCTACATTTGTTGTCACTCTTTGCAAAAGAGATATCCACGCTAGGATATAACAATCTGAAACTGATAAAAGAAGTAAATGAACGTAAGCTGGCAGAAAACAAAGTAAAAGAAAGTGAAACGAAATACAGGGAAGTAGTTTCATCTATCGATGCCCTTTTCTGGAAAGCTGATATAGCACAAGATGGCAGCTTAATCAATACATATGCATCTCCTTTTGTGGATAAGTTGCTAGGAGTAGAAACAGGAACTACTGGCAATAAATGGCAAACTTTATTAAGTTATATTCACCCGGATGACAGCCAAAAGGTATTACAAAAACTAGACGAAACCATCAAAGAAAGATATTCTTTTAATTATTACAAATATAGGATCATAAGACCCGATGGGACTCAATTGTGGGTATATGAAAAAGCAATATCACACGTCAATTCAGAAGGTACAGTGCAAATCTTCGGAACTACAGTCGATATAACAGAACTTAAGAGTGTACAGGATAAAATTATAGCCGAAAGAGATCGGTCACAAAAGTATTTTGACGTTGCTAAAGTTATGATGTTAGTCCTTGATATTAATAGTAAAGTTGTTCAAATTAATAAAAAGGGTTGTGATATCCTTGGTTATGAAGAAGAAGATATTGTTGGAAAGAATTGGGGTGAGAACTTCCTTCCAGAATACTTCCGCGAACAAGTTGAAAAACAAATGGAATACTTACTGTCAAATAGTAAGACAAAAATAGAATACCATGAAAATCCAATTTTAAATTCTGTTGGTGAAGAAAGGTGGATAGCATGGAATACATCCATATTAAGAAACAAAATTGGTCATGTTGAAGGTATTCTATGTTCGGGACAGGATATTACAGAGCGCAAGCTTTTGGAAGAGAATTTACGGGGTGCAAAAGTAACTTCAGAACTTGCAAACCGATCCAAGAGTGAGTTTCTGGCAAATATGAGCCATGAACTAAGAACTCCGCTTAATTTTGTAATTGGTTTTTCTGATGTTTTATGCAGTGAGATTTACGGAGAACTCAATGAAAAACAAAGGAAATATACAGAAAATATCCATAAAAGCGGACAAAATCTGTTGAAGATAATAAATAACATACTTGACCTCTCAGCCATAGAAGCAAGATCAACTGAGATAAACTGTGAGAAGTTCCTGCTATCCGACATTCTCAAAGATATCAGGAAAAATATTATTCCGCTTGCAACACAGAAGAACATATCCATTGATATCGATACTGATGATCTGATCTTGATGGATGCTGACAGAAACAAAGTTAATCAGATAATGACCAATCTGGTCAGCAATGCAATTAAGTTTAACAATAATGGTGGTTCGATCCTTATCAAAGCACGAAACATTGATAATGAGATAAACATCTCGGTTAAAGATACAGGAATTGGCATCCCTGAAAAAGAGATAGGGAAACTGTTCGACCCATTCTATCAGATCGATGGTTCATCATCACGCGACTATGGAGGAAATGGAATTGGTCTTGCTCTCGTGAAACATTTCGTTGGAATGCATAAGGGCGATGTCTGGATCGAAAGCCAGGAAGGAATGGGGACTGAGGTTCATGTTAAGTTTCCTGCTGAGCAGAAGATTTAA
- a CDS encoding PAS domain S-box protein, translating into MTTNLKKQISTFEKELTLKNQAIESTINAIALTDIEGEILYINSSFLKMFGFDNKNDFLSRNATNFWNNQTEATEIVKIIKCIQETGYWSGELTAKRRDGSKLITLFSANFIRNKSKKPVAMMASFIDISKQKELENDLETIFNSINDEIAIFAADGQFVEANQVTFDKLGYTKDELMQMTVMDITPPEFKEALREQIFKKIEQGGGIVETVSKHKDGSLVSIELNIRPIEYKGNPATITVARDTTERKKAEAALKASEEKYSSLVENGNDGIVIIQDKLLKFVNQKFMDISRFSKNELLGNSFFDLVSIEYRELAQKRHSQRFYSNDVPNHYEIDILSENGSLVPVEISGSIIEFEGKPANMAIIRDITERKNMEQKLRQADLKNQTILNALPDMIFECTIDGIIIDYRPSSEIDTYVQAKDFLGKKFNDVFPKNIAERIISSIEKVIQTKELQRFDYHLLIDEKINYFEARVVLSREDSILAIVSDITDRKLAESELKKSEEKYSALVENGNDGIIIVQDGLLKYANSKMMEMTGYNLEEAIGKPFLEYVYDDHRDLVFDKYKQKLKNGGKLQSRYEFDILSKDRNKI; encoded by the coding sequence ATGACTACTAACCTTAAAAAGCAGATCTCTACTTTTGAAAAGGAACTAACACTAAAAAACCAAGCTATCGAATCAACTATTAATGCTATTGCTTTAACAGATATAGAGGGAGAGATTCTCTATATAAACAGTTCTTTTTTGAAAATGTTCGGATTTGATAATAAAAACGATTTTTTGAGTAGAAATGCAACCAATTTCTGGAATAACCAAACTGAAGCAACAGAGATCGTAAAAATAATAAAATGTATTCAGGAAACAGGTTATTGGTCTGGTGAACTAACAGCTAAAAGAAGGGATGGTTCAAAGCTCATAACACTTTTTTCTGCTAATTTCATTAGGAACAAATCTAAGAAGCCAGTTGCTATGATGGCATCTTTCATAGATATATCAAAGCAGAAGGAATTGGAAAACGATCTTGAAACGATATTTAATTCTATTAACGATGAAATTGCAATATTTGCAGCCGACGGACAGTTCGTAGAAGCAAACCAGGTTACTTTTGATAAATTGGGATATACAAAAGACGAATTAATGCAAATGACAGTGATGGATATAACACCACCTGAATTTAAAGAAGCATTGCGTGAACAGATCTTTAAAAAAATTGAACAGGGTGGCGGAATCGTCGAAACTGTCAGTAAGCATAAAGACGGTTCTTTGGTATCAATTGAACTTAACATTCGTCCAATTGAATACAAAGGAAATCCTGCAACCATAACCGTTGCCAGAGATACAACCGAGCGTAAGAAAGCAGAAGCTGCGTTGAAGGCGAGTGAAGAGAAATACTCAAGTCTGGTCGAAAATGGAAATGATGGCATCGTCATCATTCAAGACAAATTGCTTAAATTTGTAAATCAAAAATTCATGGATATTTCCAGATTTTCAAAGAACGAATTGCTCGGAAACTCATTTTTCGATCTCGTTTCAATTGAATACAGAGAACTGGCACAGAAAAGACATAGCCAGAGATTTTACAGTAATGATGTTCCAAACCATTATGAGATCGACATATTGTCAGAGAATGGCAGCCTTGTTCCAGTGGAGATCAGTGGATCCATTATCGAGTTTGAAGGCAAGCCCGCAAATATGGCAATAATCCGTGACATCACTGAACGTAAGAACATGGAACAAAAGCTGAGACAAGCTGACTTGAAAAATCAAACTATTTTGAACGCTCTACCTGATATGATCTTTGAATGTACTATAGATGGAATCATTATTGATTATCGGCCATCCTCTGAGATAGATACATACGTTCAAGCTAAAGACTTTTTAGGCAAAAAGTTTAATGACGTCTTTCCAAAAAATATTGCAGAAAGGATAATATCCTCAATTGAAAAAGTAATTCAAACAAAAGAGTTGCAACGTTTTGATTACCATCTTCTGATAGACGAAAAAATTAACTATTTTGAAGCCCGGGTGGTCCTTAGCAGAGAAGATTCCATATTGGCCATTGTTTCAGATATCACAGATCGTAAGTTAGCAGAGAGCGAATTGAAGAAAAGTGAAGAAAAATATTCAGCCCTCGTCGAAAATGGAAATGATGGAATTATTATTGTTCAGGACGGTTTGTTGAAATATGCTAATTCAAAAATGATGGAGATGACCGGATATAATTTAGAAGAAGCAATTGGAAAACCATTTTTAGAATATGTATATGATGATCATCGGGATTTAGTTTTTGATAAATACAAGCAAAAATTAAAGAATGGAGGCAAACTTCAATCCAGATATGAATTTGATATTCTTTCCAAAGATAGAAACAAGATATAG
- the larA gene encoding nickel-dependent lactate racemase: MNVKIPYGKDFVDLDVKIPHEVLSPNEPEVGDESRIISQALSNPMGREPFEDFVKNAESLLVIVNDATRPTPTARVLLEMKEILLSHPDVKFIVATGAHRAPTEDEFRFIFGEIYDVMGDRIFVHDARKDEDMDYLGVSSNGTEMYINKMVRQAGNILVIGSVEPHYFAGYTGGRKSFLPGVAGYKTIEMNHKHALSNAAQSLALDGNPVAEDMTDAMEVLKDLNIFSVQTVLTADHGLYAMTAGDLFESFDAAVVKANEVFCTKFSKKGNIVLTAAPYPMDIDLYQSQKALENGRLALEDDGIIILVSKCRDGVGDDTFLNLLGSSATCNEVMEKTSDCYKLGFHKAARMAQIGTWAKMWAVSDLDSDTLKSAKLELQEGIQEAFDKAINIIKEQGKEPYAIILPQGSLTVPLIE, translated from the coding sequence ATGAATGTGAAGATACCCTATGGAAAGGACTTTGTTGATCTTGATGTAAAAATACCTCATGAGGTGCTTTCGCCTAATGAGCCGGAGGTAGGGGATGAGTCCAGAATTATCTCACAGGCACTTTCAAACCCTATGGGCCGGGAACCTTTTGAGGATTTTGTAAAGAATGCTGAGAGCCTGTTGGTCATTGTAAATGATGCCACCCGACCGACACCAACTGCCCGCGTACTTCTTGAGATGAAGGAAATACTTCTTTCTCATCCTGATGTAAAGTTCATAGTGGCAACAGGTGCACACAGGGCACCCACAGAAGATGAGTTCCGGTTCATTTTCGGCGAGATCTATGATGTAATGGGCGATCGCATATTTGTGCATGATGCGAGAAAGGATGAGGATATGGATTATCTGGGTGTTTCTTCCAACGGCACTGAAATGTACATTAACAAAATGGTCCGTCAGGCAGGCAATATCCTTGTTATCGGAAGTGTGGAACCGCATTATTTCGCAGGCTACACTGGTGGGAGAAAGTCTTTCCTTCCGGGAGTTGCAGGCTACAAGACAATTGAGATGAACCACAAGCATGCTCTCTCAAATGCAGCACAATCCCTTGCTCTTGATGGAAATCCTGTCGCAGAGGACATGACCGATGCCATGGAGGTTCTTAAGGACCTTAATATCTTCTCTGTCCAGACCGTACTTACTGCAGATCATGGCCTTTATGCAATGACCGCCGGTGATCTATTTGAATCCTTTGATGCTGCCGTTGTAAAAGCCAATGAGGTTTTCTGCACGAAGTTCAGTAAAAAAGGAAATATCGTGTTGACTGCAGCACCGTATCCTATGGATATTGATCTTTACCAATCACAAAAAGCTCTTGAGAACGGCAGGCTCGCTCTCGAAGATGACGGCATCATCATTCTGGTATCCAAATGTCGTGATGGAGTCGGGGATGATACCTTCCTTAACTTACTTGGCTCCTCAGCAACCTGCAATGAGGTTATGGAAAAGACATCCGACTGTTACAAACTGGGATTCCACAAGGCTGCAAGGATGGCACAGATAGGTACATGGGCTAAAATGTGGGCAGTATCTGACCTTGACAGTGATACCCTGAAGTCTGCGAAACTGGAATTGCAGGAAGGGATACAGGAAGCTTTTGACAAGGCTATCAACATTATTAAAGAACAGGGTAAAGAGCCTTATGCTATTATTCTGCCTCAGGGTAGTCTGACAGTACCTCTTATTGAATAA
- a CDS encoding tetratricopeptide repeat protein: protein MYLDYADKWIKKGDSLFSLKKYEEAIDSYNKALEIYPKDEGAWESKGNAYFNLRQYEEAIEAYNKALELNPELEGIWMNKGNAAFNVKEYGEAIEAYDQAIRIYPENENAWINKGNAFFNLKKYEETIASYTKALDIYPEEENVWINKGNAYSHLKKYEEAIEAYNEALELNPESKDAWENKGVAYSHLKKGDEAVEAFNKTLKIDPGNEEAWESKGKTLYDLGKYKEAIEAFDQAIQIYPENEKAWINKGNALFNLKRYEETIAAYTKALNIYPEEENVWTNKGNALSHLNKYEEAIEAYNKALELNPESKEAWGKKGVAYSHLKKGDEALEAFNRTLEIDPENEEAWGSKGKTLYDIGKYKEAIEAFDKTLEIDPKYEKAWGKKGNSHFNLREYTEAIEAFDKALEIDPENEKAWGKKGNAHFNLKEYAEAIEAFDKALEIDPKDANIWAIKGIAYSHLKKSDEALEAFNKTLEIDPENEEAWGSKGKTLYDIGKYKEAIEAFNKTLEINPKDEKTWGKKGNSHFNIKEYAEAIEAFDKALKIDPENEKAWGTKGNAHFNLNEYAEAIEAFDKALEIDPKDANIWAIKGNASLILKKYDEATEAYGKATAINPDNGTIWASKGNASLILEKYEEAIQAYEKATQLDPDNGTIWASKGNAHASLKQYEESIEAYDKATAIDPKDEEVWVSKGYAYLNLEKYEEAIQACVKALQLDPKDEMAWTYKGNACSILERHAEAIEAYNNATEINPDSKDIWINKGNTLFTLKIYDEAIEAYNKAIEIDPGLESVWTNRGNSFFCQERYEEAVYAYDKATDINPESEFVWSNKGNAYTHLKKYEDAIKAYTKALELKPNDKNVWANKGNAYSHLKAYEDAIVAYEKALQIDPEDEKTWINKGNAYSQVKKYENAIDAYEKALQLNSKDANVWISKGNVYHHLKKYEKAIEVYNRALELNPNAEDVWTNKGKVFSHMKKFEESNEAYNKALKINPENVAVHLNYANTLRENKKFSEAETEVMLVLQMNPLNSFALGAYGDILSDEGYFEKAIEEYEKALFNSEEMHPSSISEIYNNMGRAYGQLEDYEKAEKYFRKALSEDEYNVKAIRNSRILEKMKDSRGLLKKMFKIKRSNEAKPEFELSSSYGLIETKNQIHENTLEIEY from the coding sequence ATGTATCTTGATTATGCTGATAAATGGATTAAAAAAGGAGATAGCTTGTTTAGTCTCAAAAAATACGAAGAAGCAATTGATTCATACAATAAAGCACTTGAGATATATCCGAAGGATGAAGGTGCATGGGAAAGTAAAGGAAATGCTTATTTTAATCTCAGGCAATATGAGGAAGCCATCGAAGCATACAATAAGGCCCTTGAACTTAATCCGGAACTTGAAGGCATCTGGATGAACAAAGGAAACGCTGCCTTTAACGTCAAAGAATATGGGGAAGCAATTGAAGCGTATGATCAGGCTATACGGATATATCCTGAAAATGAAAATGCATGGATAAACAAAGGAAACGCTTTTTTTAATCTCAAAAAGTACGAAGAAACAATTGCATCATACACTAAAGCTCTGGACATTTACCCTGAAGAAGAAAATGTATGGATCAACAAGGGAAATGCATATTCACACCTGAAAAAGTACGAAGAAGCAATTGAAGCTTACAATGAAGCCCTTGAACTTAATCCGGAATCCAAAGATGCATGGGAGAACAAGGGAGTTGCATATTCCCATCTGAAAAAAGGTGATGAAGCGGTAGAGGCATTCAACAAGACCCTGAAGATCGACCCTGGAAATGAAGAAGCATGGGAAAGTAAGGGCAAGACGCTTTATGATCTTGGAAAATATAAGGAAGCGATAGAGGCATTCGATCAAGCTATACAAATTTATCCTGAAAATGAAAAGGCATGGATAAACAAAGGAAACGCTCTTTTTAATCTCAAAAGATACGAAGAAACAATTGCTGCATATACTAAAGCCCTGAACATATACCCTGAAGAGGAAAATGTATGGACCAACAAGGGAAATGCATTATCACACCTGAATAAATATGAAGAGGCAATTGAAGCTTACAATAAGGCCCTTGAACTGAATCCGGAATCAAAGGAGGCATGGGGAAAAAAGGGAGTTGCATATTCCCATCTGAAAAAGGGTGATGAGGCATTAGAGGCATTCAACAGGACTCTGGAGATAGACCCTGAAAATGAAGAAGCATGGGGAAGTAAGGGCAAGACGCTTTATGACATTGGAAAATATAAGGAAGCAATAGAGGCATTCGACAAGACTCTGGAGATAGACCCAAAATATGAGAAGGCATGGGGAAAAAAGGGTAACTCACATTTTAATCTTAGGGAATATACCGAAGCAATAGAAGCATTCGACAAAGCCCTGGAAATTGATCCTGAAAATGAAAAGGCATGGGGAAAAAAGGGTAATGCGCATTTTAATCTGAAGGAATATGCAGAAGCAATAGAAGCATTCGATAAAGCCCTGGAAATTGATCCGAAAGATGCGAACATATGGGCAATTAAAGGAATTGCATATTCCCATCTGAAAAAGAGTGATGAGGCATTAGAAGCATTCAACAAGACTCTGGAGATAGACCCTGAAAATGAAGAAGCATGGGGAAGTAAGGGCAAGACGCTTTATGACATTGGAAAATATAAGGAAGCAATAGAGGCATTCAACAAGACCCTGGAGATTAACCCAAAAGATGAGAAGACATGGGGAAAAAAGGGCAACTCACATTTTAATATTAAGGAATATGCAGAAGCAATAGAAGCATTCGATAAAGCCCTGAAAATTGATCCTGAAAATGAAAAGGCATGGGGAACAAAGGGTAATGCACATTTTAATCTGAATGAATATGCAGAAGCAATAGAAGCATTCGACAAAGCCCTGGAAATCGATCCGAAAGATGCGAACATATGGGCAATTAAAGGAAATGCTTCTCTGATCCTGAAAAAGTATGACGAAGCTACCGAAGCATATGGCAAAGCCACAGCTATCAACCCGGACAACGGAACCATATGGGCAAGCAAAGGAAATGCATCCCTAATTCTGGAGAAGTACGAAGAGGCTATTCAGGCATACGAAAAGGCCACACAACTTGACCCGGACAACGGAACCATATGGGCAAGCAAAGGAAATGCCCATGCCAGCCTGAAACAGTATGAAGAATCCATTGAGGCATACGATAAGGCTACAGCTATTGATCCTAAAGATGAGGAAGTATGGGTTAGCAAAGGATATGCATACTTAAATCTGGAAAAATACGAAGAAGCAATTCAGGCCTGCGTTAAAGCCCTGCAGCTTGACCCGAAGGACGAAATGGCATGGACCTACAAAGGAAATGCCTGCTCTATTCTTGAAAGACATGCAGAAGCAATTGAAGCATACAATAATGCCACAGAGATTAATCCCGATTCAAAAGACATCTGGATTAACAAAGGAAATACACTTTTCACTCTCAAGATATACGACGAAGCGATCGAGGCATACAACAAAGCAATTGAGATCGATCCAGGATTAGAGAGCGTCTGGACCAACAGAGGTAATTCATTTTTCTGCCAGGAAAGATACGAAGAAGCAGTATATGCATACGACAAAGCCACAGACATCAACCCGGAATCTGAGTTCGTTTGGTCCAATAAAGGTAATGCATATACTCATCTGAAAAAATATGAGGATGCAATAAAAGCATACACCAAAGCCCTGGAACTAAAGCCAAATGATAAAAATGTCTGGGCCAACAAAGGAAATGCATATTCACACCTGAAAGCATATGAGGACGCAATTGTAGCTTATGAGAAAGCTTTGCAGATCGATCCCGAAGATGAAAAGACCTGGATCAATAAAGGAAACGCATATTCTCAGGTGAAAAAATATGAGAATGCGATCGATGCATATGAGAAAGCGCTTCAATTGAACTCTAAAGATGCGAATGTGTGGATAAGCAAAGGAAACGTCTACCATCATTTGAAGAAGTACGAGAAAGCGATAGAAGTCTACAATAGAGCCCTTGAGCTGAATCCGAATGCTGAAGACGTATGGACCAATAAAGGAAAAGTATTTTCCCATATGAAAAAATTCGAGGAATCGAATGAAGCTTACAATAAAGCTCTGAAGATAAACCCGGAGAATGTGGCTGTACACCTTAATTATGCAAACACGCTAAGGGAGAACAAAAAGTTCAGTGAAGCTGAAACTGAAGTAATGCTTGTACTTCAGATGAATCCATTAAATTCATTCGCATTGGGAGCTTATGGGGATATTCTCTCAGATGAAGGCTATTTCGAAAAAGCGATTGAGGAATATGAAAAAGCACTTTTCAATTCAGAGGAAATGCACCCATCCTCGATCTCGGAGATCTATAACAATATGGGTAGAGCATATGGACAACTGGAAGATTACGAGAAAGCCGAGAAATATTTCCGGAAGGCTCTGTCAGAAGATGAATATAATGTAAAAGCAATAAGGAATAGTCGAATTCTTGAGAAGATGAAAGATTCCCGGGGCTTGTTGAAGAAGATGTTCAAAATTAAGCGTTCAAATGAAGCAAAACCTGAGTTTGAGCTGAGCAGCAGTTATGGCCTTATCGAGACAAAGAACCAGATCCATGAGAATACTCTTGAAATTGAATACTGA
- a CDS encoding mechanosensitive ion channel family protein — MVLEEYYPGIVVVMGTLILLTALGYIFRKTRIFSEQKTFEQFILFLVALVGLVVFVLTLPISDNTKQTLLSFFGILIGATIALSSTTFVANGMSGIMLSRIKPFKAGDYIRVEETFGKVSDIGILHTQVQSIDRDIITIPNLKLISNPLVTISSSGTIISTTVSLGYSVSRDQVEKSLIKAAEKVDLENIFVHVIELGDFSVTYKVGGLLKDVSSLITKRSDLKKMMFDSLHEDHIEIVSPTFMNQRIYDKNAVFIPSDHDKVSVKPPATYEYVTQVTTEDVIFGKAIEAEITKKIDTLIEDMEQKQNEFFDLVNRISDGELKSVEMQNLNSILEQRDRLKDDLESVKEVLKKEDDTSADGVKLKSLQYLDLKAVELHNEIKELLERVSKGIEK, encoded by the coding sequence ATGGTACTGGAAGAATACTATCCTGGAATTGTAGTGGTTATGGGAACTCTCATCCTTTTGACTGCTCTGGGATACATTTTCAGAAAGACTCGTATATTCTCTGAACAAAAGACCTTTGAGCAGTTCATTCTTTTTCTGGTAGCACTTGTCGGACTTGTGGTTTTTGTGCTTACACTTCCTATATCGGATAATACGAAGCAGACACTTCTGAGCTTTTTTGGTATCCTGATCGGTGCAACCATTGCGCTATCATCGACTACATTTGTGGCAAATGGTATGTCCGGCATAATGCTAAGTCGCATAAAGCCTTTCAAAGCAGGTGATTATATAAGGGTCGAAGAAACTTTCGGGAAGGTATCTGATATCGGAATACTGCATACTCAGGTCCAATCTATCGATCGTGATATTATAACTATACCGAACCTTAAATTGATTTCAAATCCTCTGGTCACTATTAGTTCATCAGGCACGATCATCTCGACTACTGTTTCATTAGGTTATAGTGTTTCAAGAGATCAGGTCGAAAAGTCTCTTATCAAGGCCGCAGAAAAAGTTGATCTTGAGAATATTTTTGTCCATGTAATCGAATTGGGCGATTTTTCAGTTACTTACAAAGTAGGTGGTCTTTTGAAGGATGTATCCAGCCTTATAACCAAAAGATCAGATCTGAAAAAGATGATGTTCGATAGCCTTCATGAAGATCATATTGAAATAGTATCTCCAACATTTATGAATCAGAGAATATATGATAAGAATGCAGTTTTCATACCTTCTGATCATGATAAGGTAAGTGTTAAGCCACCTGCAACTTATGAATATGTCACACAGGTTACTACCGAAGATGTGATCTTTGGTAAGGCTATAGAGGCTGAGATTACTAAGAAGATAGATACATTGATCGAAGATATGGAGCAGAAACAGAATGAGTTCTTTGATCTGGTCAATAGGATCAGTGATGGGGAACTTAAATCAGTAGAAATGCAAAATCTTAATTCCATATTGGAGCAGAGAGACAGGCTTAAAGACGATCTGGAGTCTGTAAAAGAAGTACTGAAAAAGGAAGATGATACCTCTGCTGATGGTGTCAAATTAAAGTCTCTTCAGTATCTCGATTTAAAAGCCGTCGAGTTACATAATGAAATTAAGGAGTTACTGGAAAGAGTTAGCAAGGGAATTGAAAAATAA